In the genome of Verrucomicrobiota bacterium, the window ATTGAATGCCATACTGTTTGGTAAAAACTCTTGAGTCGAGGAGGGTTATGAACCCTTTGTCATCTTTCTTCCGGATAAGCCGGCCAATGCCTTGACGAAACTTAATCAGAGCGTCGGGTAGGGTGAGTTCCATGAATGGACTCTTCCCTTGTTTTTTCATCCAGTCGCTTTTTGCTTCTGCAACGGGGTGAGAAGGATTTTCAAACGGCAGCTTGGTTATAATAACCTGGGAAAGGGCCGGACCGGGAACATCTACTCCTGCCCAAAAACTCTCGGTGCCGAGTAGGACTCCGTTTCCGGATTTGGCAAATTCTCGGGTGAGCTCTGAGCGCGAAAAATCTCTACCTTGCTGGAAAAGTGGGCGACCCAGGTTTTCGAGTTCGGTTTCGATTCGTCGGGCAATTTGGTTAAGATCGTAGTAATTAGTGAAAAGCACCAGGCTTCCTCCTTCGACTTGCTCCACACAGAAGAGGATCATTTCCTCCAGGTAGTCGAGGTCTTGACGACCATCCCTTAACTGGGGAGGAGCGTCGTCAGCTACAAACACCTGTACGTTATGTTCGTAATCAAATGGTGAAGTTACCTGGTAGGTTAACTCCTTTTCTGCGCCAATCTGTTTTTGGAAATTCTCCATGTTGGGACCGGCTGCCAGCGTCGCACTGGTCAGAATCACTCCCGTTTGACGCATGAAAAGACTTTCTTTCAGATATTCAGAAATGTCGATGGGAGCACTGCGTAAGTATACGATTTTTCCTCCCCGGCCGCCTCGCTCTGCCCAATAGACTTGTTCGTCCAACGATTGGCTGATAAATTGACGGATGCTGTTGCACAGATCTGTGAGTCGATCGCGTTGATCTTCAACAATGGATTTCTCGGGTCCATCATCCAGGTGAATTGCAATCTCTTTTATGCGGATGATCAGGCCTCTAATTTGTGGGAGTAACACGGGATCCAACCAGTCGGGCGTATAGATCCGGGCAATCTCGCGTTTCTCGAGGAACATCTGCCTTACCAGGCTAAAGAATACATCCGCTTCATTTCGCACCCGTACTACCAGGTTGCAATCACCCGTGGTTCCATGGCGCCGGAGCAGACCTTTTTTGCGCTTTGGATTGTATAGAAATGATAGGGTTCGGTTGACTCCATACGAGCTGATACCCAGGCCGTAATGATCGGTTGCCACGCCCGGAACCGTGTGCGCTTCATCAAGGATTACAAAGTCCTCAGGATACAAAATTCCACGGCCCTTTGGCACGGGCATGCCGGAGCCGAGCAGAGAAAACAGCAAACTATGATTTAAGATGAGTATGTGGGCATCGCGAATTTTTGTGCGCGCCTTTTGGTAATGACACACTTTCGGATCGCAGTGTTTTTTGTTACAGGCCGAAGAGTCAGCGCTCACCCAGTCCCAAACTTCAAAGGATGGAGGAGGAACCAGTTCTTGCCGAATGCCTACTTTGGTATCCAGTGACCATTGGACAATGCGCTCAAGTTCAGATTGTTCATCGCTCGGGATAAGCTCTGTTTTTTGTGCAATGGCTTGATCCAGGCGCGTGGTGCATAGGTAGTTTCCTTTACCCACAAGAATGGCCACTTTGAATTTGAGGTAGGCTTGTAGTTCTGGTACTTTTGAAAAGAGGTTTCTACAAATCTTTAGGTCGTTATCCTTGATTTGCTCCTGAAGTGAAATCGTGTTGGTTGCCACGATTCCCTGCCGCTTATTACGCATGGCAATGAGGATAGCGGGAATTAAATAAGCCAGGCTTTTTCCTACGCCTGTACCTGCTTCGAAAAGGAGCGGTTGATGGTTAGTGAATGCTCCGATGACTTCTCGGGCCATGGTTTCCTGTTGAGGCCGGTACTCCATCCCCAGGGTTGTTTGCAGCCATCCTCCTTCACTGAAAATTTTCGTGACTAAATCAAAGAGAAGATCAGGTGCCGAATCTGCTTCGATTTCATTTTGAAAACCTATCATGCGGAGGATCAAAGTTTCGCGGTCGAAAGAGTCGATCCAAAACCAGAGCAGGAAGCTTTTTGGAATGATTCTAAATTAGGTTGCCTCTTTCCTTTTGCCCTTCAGCATCTCCCGATCATGGTAAATATTGGCAGCAAAGAGGAACCTTCATGGGTGAGAGATCTCAGGAATTTTTTGAGTGAGCAGAAGGAAATTCAGGCGATAAAAATAAGTGCTGAAACTCACACTGTTTCTGTTGCCACCTTTACAAAGGATCAGAATGCAGCCTTGGAAGGATCTTTGCAGACCTTGCTGAACGCGGTAGAAAATGAATTAAGAGCCAACCCTGCGGAAGGTACACATTTATCGATGGACGGTATTTGGGTGCATTCCAGAAATGACGAAACCGTCGTTGAAAAAACTCAATGTCCTGCTGTTCGTTCGTTGTGGACCTGGCGCGAATATGAATGGCCCTCGGAAGAAAGTACGGTCGAAGACTCGGAGGAAGAGTGGAAGTTTATGGCTCTTCTGGCCGGAATATGCGGGGTTACTTTATTGGCGGGTGTTCTCGTCGGATTATCTTCAGCTATCCCCCTATGGGTTGTTTACGTTCTCTATTCTATAGCTTTAATCAGCGGTGGATGGGATGCCACGGTAGATGCGTTTGAGAATATCAAGCGTGGGCAATTGGATATTCATTTCCTGATGTTGTCGGTCGCCCTGGGTGCCGTTGCCATTGGTTCGTGGGCGGAAGGCGCTCTATTATTATTTCTGTTTTCGTTATCCGGGGCCCTTGAGCATTATGCGGAGCATCGGACTCATCGTGAAATCGATGCTCTTACACGCGCCGCACCGAAGACTGCTAACCTCGTTGACGTGGATGGGGAAGTGGTCGTGCGCCCGGTGGAATCGATATTGCCCGGTCAAATACTCCGCGTAAAACCAGACGAATTATTCCCGGTCGATGGTGAGGTCATCTCAGGAAAGACGGCGTCCGACGAATCGAATCTGACTGGTGAGGCAGTTCCGGTTGAGAAGATTGTGGGTGATTCAGTTTACAGCGGCACGCTTAATCTTTGGGGTGTTTGTGATATTCGGGTAGTTCGTCAAGCGGCAGAAAGTTCGCTTCAGAAAATTATTCGTCTCATCCAAAACGCGCAGCATCTGCGTGCACCTAGTCAGCGATTTACCGATAAATTCGGGACGAAGTATACCTATTTAATTCTCGGAATCACCGCTGGGTATTTCTTGTTTTCATGGCTGGTCCTGAATCTACCAGCTTTCGAGAAAGAGGCGGGCGAGTTTTCTGCGTTCTATCGGGCAATGACATTTTTGGTTGTCGCGAGTCCTTGTGCGCTGGTGATTTCCATTCCATCTGCCATTTTGGCTGCGATCGCCTGGGGTGCGAGAAAGGGTATTCTTTTCCGGGGAGGGGCAGCCATTGAAAAATTGTCTGAGGTCGATGTAGTCGCGATGGACAAGACCGGGACGCTTACCCAAGGCGATTTGTCTGTTACGGGTGTAGAGAGTTTTCCCGATGGCAGGAGTGATGAAGTGTTACAATTAGCTTTCAGTCTTGAGACCCATTCGAATCACCCTTTGGCGAGAGCGATTGTCAGCTATGGAAAGAAAGAAGGTTTGGTTGCTGAAGCGGTAGAAGATTTTCAGTCATTCAGTGGCAAAGGTTTGCGCGGGCAGGTTAGAGATGAAGCCATTTTCTTAGGTCGGCGAGAATTAATGGAATCCGGCCCTTTTTCTGATTGGATTAAGAAAGTCGACGAACCGCCTCCATCCGTGACCGAAGTTTGGGTATTTCAAAAAGACCTGATAGGGAGGATTCTGTTGGAGGATAAAATTCGGGAACACTCGAAACAGACCTTAGCAAGACTGCGGGAAGTTGGCATTAAAACCATGATGTTGACGGGTGATCGTCGTAGTGCAGCGGATGCTGTCGGTGAAAAAATCGGTATTCAGGAAGTTCGAAGTGGTTTGTTGCCTGAGGATAAGGTGCAAATTATTAAAGAGCTCACTGAGGCAGGTCATAAAGTGGCCATGGTTGGTGACGGGGTGAATGACGCTCCAAGCTTGGCCGCTGCTTACGTAGCGGTTTCGATGGGAGCTCGTGGCAGTGATGCGGCCCTTGAGCAAAGCGAAGTTGTTCTCATGAATGACAAGATTGAAAAATTTCTGACCGCGTATGAGCTCAGTCGGAAGGCCAAATCGATCATTCGGCAGAATCTCGTTATTTCGCTTGGAACAGTCCTTTTAATGGCCAGTGCCGCGTTGTTTGGCCTCATTCCGCTTACCGTTGGTGTTTTTGCTCACGAAGGTAGTACGGTGGTGGTGGTCCTCAACAGTTTAAGGCTTTTGATGGGACGGGAGTAAGTTTTTACACTTTTCACAGACTAAAGAATTTGGTTGTAACCTGACTTTTATGTCTTTTTATGAGTAAGCTACCTAAGATACCTAAGAAATGCAATGAGCCAGTCTGTATTAGTCGAAAAACTAAAGATTCTTACTGAAGTTGTTCCAATCAGTGAAAAGCTTGAAAACGCCAGTGCCCTCGAGCGGATACGTTGGGGATTGGATACATTTGGCGATGGTTTGGTAATGAGTTCTAGTTTTGGTGCTCAATCTGCGGTTATGTTACACATGGTTTCTACCATGGCACCCACGATTCCGATCGTTTTTGTAGACACGGGATACCTGTTTCCTGAGACCTATCATTTTGTTGAAGAATTGCGAAGACGCCTCGATTTAAACCTTCGTATTTACCAATCAGAGATGACTGCTGCCCGTCAGGAAGTTCTTTATGGAAAGCTCTGGGAGCAGGGGAAAGCAGGTATCGAAAAATACAATCTGATGAACAAAGTAGAACCGATGAACCGCGCTTTGGTTGAGCTCGGGGCCAAGGGGTGGTTAGCTGGACTCAGACGAGACCAATCGTCTTCCCGGAAGCATTTGGATGTAGTGATGAAGCAGGGAAATATCACTAAGATTCACCCTATCATTGATTGGACAGATCGGGAGATTTATCAGTATCTGACGAACAATAATCTACCTTACCATCCTCTTTGGGAACAGGGTTACGTTTCAATTGGTGACAAGCATAGCTCAAGTCCGTTACTGGGAGATATGTCTGCAGAAGAGACGCGTTTTAATGGTGTGAAGCGCGAGTGTGGTTTACATGAATTGTCCGGCCAAACGGATTTTATGATTTAATCCACCGAATATTCGCAACGGTATTTCAACAATAGGGTGGACGGACCCAATTCGAAAGATTCTTTTAGAATCAGAGCTACTTTCGGCACTGAATGGACCAGTGAGGTTCCTGAACCGAATAACAAGGGTTCTACAGTTATCCAAAATTCATTGATCAATCCGGCTTCGAGGAAGGCGCTGTAAATAAAACTTCCACCAAGAATAGCTACCCTTGGATTGGTCATGCCAATTCCTTGAATTTCCTTCACGATTTCCAAAGGTGTCTTTGCTGTAAATTCCAAGCGATCCGGTACTTCCAGGTGTTTGTATGTCTCTGGTTCATTTGTGATAACGATTCGTTTATCGTTTGAATCGTTCAGGACCATTGGCAGTAGGTATTCCCTCGAAACGTCGAAAGTGCGACGCCCCATAATTTTGAAATCGAATGCTTTTACTGCCTTTGGAAACCACGCCTTATCCGCTTCTGACGTAAAACCTGTTCCCGGCTTATGACCCCGGGTAATAAATCCATCCAGGGAAGTAGCTGCGATCGCAATTATTTCCATGAGGTAAAAAGTGGTGATGAATCCGATGCGTGCAAGTTAAAGAAATGGTGTTCAGGCTTGCAAAAGTGGAATAGTTTTTTTCTTTGTGAATCCTATGATTACACCTGAGACCCGTTCTAATATCGAAGAAATTAACAAACGTGGTGGTTACCTGTGGAGGTATCTTTGACGTCGAGAATAAACAGACTCAGATAGCTGCCATGGAAGCAACCATGGGGGAACAAGATTTCTGGAATAACCAGGAGACTGCCCAGAAGACCGTTATCGACATGAACTACTTGAAACGGTCTGTAAAACTGATGACAGACTTTCAGGTTAAGTTGGACGATATGAACGCATTGATGGAGTTGGTCGATGAGGAGGAAGGCGAACTGGAGGGCGAGTTTTCTATAGAACTAAAAACAACTGTCGATAACCTGGTTGTTGAATTGGACGAGCTTGAAATTAGCTCGTTCCTCAGTGGGCCACACGACAGTGCCAATGCATTTCTAACGATTCACTCGGGTGCCGGTGGTACCGAATCCTGCGATTGGGCTGAAATGCTTTACCGCATGTATACCCGTTGGGCTGAGCGCAATGGCTACACGATTGAAATACAGGATATGCAACAAGGTGAAGAGGCGGGGCTTAGTCGAGTGACCATGCTTATTAGCGGTATCAACGCCTATGGATATGCTAAAGCAGAGCGAGGCGTACATCGGCTGGTTCGGATCTCGCCTTTTGATTCAAACAAACGGCGGCACACTTCGTTTTGCTCGGTCGACGTTATTGCGGAAATTGTTGGTGAGGTGGATATCGAGATTAAAGAGGAAGATCTTCGTATTGATACTTACCGTTCAAGTGGTGCCGGCGGGCAGCATGTGAATAAAACAGAATCGGCTATACGTTTGACTCACATACCTTCTGGAATCGTTGTCGCCTGCCAGAATCAACGCTCTCAGCATAAAAACCGAGCGACCGCTATGAGTATTCTCAAATCTCGTCTCTTCGAAAAAATGGAAGACGAGAAGCGCGCTGAGATGGATCAATTCTATGGCGAGAAGGGAGAGATTGGCTGGGGAAATCAGATTCGCAGTTACGTTTTTCAACCGTATCAAATGGTGAAGGATCTTCGTACGGGCACAGATACTTCCGATATCCAGGGTGTGATGGATGGAGATATCAATCGCTTTATTTATAGCTGGCTGCGAGCAGGGTGTCCCATCTCGAGAAATAAAAATATCAACATGGAAGATTAAGTATGGGTAGTCCATTTGATGTGCCCGGTCATTCCTACCAGCACCTAAAGGAAACATTTCAAGCCACCTCCCTTTTCGAGGATAAAACTTGGAAATTGTCTCCTCATGCCTGGCCAATCAGTCAAAAGGAACTCGATGAAATCAGGACCCTGGGTCAAGCATGTCTTGATTTTCATAAAGCACTTGAGACGCTTTATATTCGTTCTTCAGAAGGGAAAAAACTTCTCAGAAATAAAGACCTCTTTGCCCCTTGGGTCGCGGATTATCTCGACAGAGGTAAACCTCATCACCTGATTAAGCACGGGCGATGCAAAGCGACACGTGGACAACTGCCGGTTGTCATTCGTCCAGATCTTTTAGTCACCGAAGAAGGTTTTGCCCTGACAGAAATCGATTCTGTGCCTGGCGGTATCGGACTCACCGCCTTTCTGAATCGATTGTATTCAAGTGTGAATGACCGCGTTATTGGAAATGCGGATTTGATGTTGAAGTATTTCTACAAGGCTCTTGCGTCTAAGACACCTGACAAACATGCACCGATGATTGTCATCGTCGTCAGCGATGAGGCAGCAACCTATCGTCCAGAGATGGTTTGGGTCTGTAATGAACTTCAGAAACTTGGCAAACGCGTCTATTGTTTCCATCCGGATGAAGTGTATCCGTTGGGCGATAATATGCATGTGTCTATTGATGGAAATCCTGAGAAGGTGGATGTCATTTATCGTTTCTTCGAATTGTTCGACTTGCCCAACTTGAAAACCATCCCGTTTTACTTCGAAGCTTTGGAAAAAGAAGAAGTGGAGCTTACTCCACCTATGAGGGCATTCCAGGAAGAGAAGTTGAGTCTTGGTTTATTTCATCACGGTATGCTTGCACAATTTTGGAGTGAGAATTTGCCCAAACGGTCTTTCAATGCTTTGTCCAAAGTCATCCCCAAAAGCTGGGTGATGGATCACACACCTTTGCCTCCTACAGCGGTTTTGGATGGTCCGCTGGTGAGTGGAAAACCCATTCGTGAATGGTCTGATCTTTCAAATGCTTCCCAAAAGGAACGAAACTTGATCATAAAGATCAGTGGATTTCACGAAACGGCATGGGGAGCTCGAAGTGTGACACTCGGGAGCGATTCATCCAGGGAAGTTTGGCAAGAGGGGATTCAGCAAGCAGTTGAAATGAGTGAGAATCATCTGCATATTTTGCAGGAGTATCGTAAGCCGAAGCGATTAACACATCCAGTCTATGCGGATCCTGAAAATGTTTTCCAAATGCAAGGACGAATTCGGCTCTGTCCTTACTTTTTTGTGGATGGAGAAACTGCCGAGTTGGCTGGCATCCTCGCTACTTTTTGTCCGGCAGATAAAAAAATAATTCACGGAATGCGCGACGCTGCGATGTTACCGTGTCAATTGGTTGATTAGGTAGACTCCATTTCCGTTTTTTTGCTTCGATTATGAGTGGCGCTCCCGCCGGGAGTTGAACCCTTAGCCTGAATCCCCTTGTTTTCAGTATTTAAAAGGCTTTCAGAGATTCGCCTTGAAACACTTGTAAGCATCCGTAAGCATTTTCTTTTCGGGGATTTTTATGCGAAACAACTTATTCAAGGAAACCAATGGCCGGTAAAGGCCCCAAGTGGGTTAAGGAGGTTCGGCGCGGCAATGTGACCGTAAAGGTCTATCGGATTGCACGCAAAGACACCAAATCGGGTTTCATTTACGGGGTATCCTGGAAGGACTCAGGCGGAAAATGGACCCAGAGGCAAAAAGTTGACCTGAAAAAAGCAATGGATCTGGCGAAAAAGACCGCCGACGAATTGCATTTAGGAAAGGTTCTGACTCCCGAATTTACGCAATCCGAACTGGAGGGTTTGGGCCATGCAAAGAAATTGCTAGGGGATGTTCCTTTGCTTTCCGCCGTCCAAGAATGGAAAAGAGCGAATGAGTTGACCGCAGGGCAGATTATCCCCGCAGCTCAGGACTGGTATGACCGGAACACCGGAAAAATCAAAAAGGCCACCGTTGGCGAAGTAATAGACGTATTTTTGAAATCAAAAAGGGAGGATGGTAAAACCACGAAGAAAAGTTATGAAGACACCTTTCCGTCCTTAAATGCGGCAATGGGTAATGTCCCTATTACGAGAATCACCGCCACTCGGATCCAAGATTGGTTGAATGGCATGACGGTAATTAAAACCCGTAAATCCGTCACAGGCCGCACCCGTAACACCCACAGAAAACGGGTTGTGACTTTGTTTCGATTTGCTTCAAGAAGAGGTTTTTTGCCGATTCACTTTAAGACCCAGGCCGAACTGACAGACCGCGCAAAGGAGGATGATATTAACATAGGCATTGCCGATGCAGATAATTATCAGAAGCTTTTAGACCTGATGAGGGATGAATTTCCCCATTATCTGGCGGCAACGGTATTAGCGGGCTTATGTGGAATGCGCAGGTCAGAAGTTCATGGGCAGTTGTGGGCGGATATTAGTCTGGAACGGCGCTTTGTTCGTGTTACGAATGCGAAGCCAAACACACCTGCAAAACGATTGGTTACGCTATGCGATACGGCCATTGAATGGCTGATGCTTTGCGAGAATCGGGTGGGGGAGGTTTGTCCAGGCACGACCATGTTCATGGATCGAATTCGCTTTATCGGAAAAGGCCGGGGGTTGGTTCTCCATAAAAACTGCTTTCGTGATTCGTTCATTTCCTGCCGGATCGCTGCAACGGGGGAGGTGGACCGGACGGCATTGGAGGCAGGGACAAGTGCCAAGATGATTCACAAGCACTACAGGGAACTTGTGACAACCGAAGAGGGGCAAGCCTGGTTTAAGGTCAGTCCGTACAGACCAAGCGGGAAGGTGGTTAGTTATGACGCGGGATGAAGCATTCAAAAGGTTGTATGCTCTGCGGGGTAAGCTGTTCTTTGGTGATGATTGGAAAAGCAATAGGAAGATGGGAAATCTTGAGAACACCTTGCTTGATTGGGCAACAAGGAATCATCGGCTAAAAGTCCATTGGACCGAAACGGAACCGACGGAAACAGCAATCTTGGGGCATATTCCAGGGTGGGTAAAAAAGAAAGACCATATAACAATTTCGCAATTCGCCAGAATGTATGAGAGGGCCGCTTTGAATGCTCCCGTCAAAAAGAACGATTACAATGTCTGCATGGCGTTCATTGTAACCATGGGGTTCTCTTATTCTGAAAAGTTTAAGGGCTTGGTTGAGCAAACCGGAATTTATCGGCCCTGGGCGGTGGACCTGGAGCGGTGGCAAAAGTTCATGAAACCAAAGGTTATGGAGATGCGGGAAGAACTGGAACAATTTCCGGGATTTCCGCCGTCTACCCAGCACGTCTTGGATGTTTTGAAACAGCTTGAACGTGATCCGGACAATATAATCCGTTCCCGGGAAAACAGATTGAAGAAATATATTGAAGACTTTGAAAACAAATATAGCGGGGAGATCGGCTTTAAAAGTGTTCCTCCGTCTTCAAAGGGCGGAAAAAGAAAGTCGGGCTCTCGGGCAAAAATACATTAGTTTTTAAACTACCCCACTTCTGATAATTTTGGGGTAGTTAGGTGCCTTTCGTGGGTTGTTTATAAATGCTGTTTTGTTTCTATTATTTGGAGCAATGCCAGCAATAGCACACGATGAGACAATCCCAACTGAAGAAGTCCAAAGACTTACTGGGTACGCTCATCGTCAAAGCTTTTGGCGAGCATTTCCAAAGTTAAGGATTCCATGTTATCATATCAACTCGAAGCGGATTATTTTCTATAGATCCGAGGTTGAGGGATGGCTTGAGGATCGAAAAAGAAATCGACCACAAACCTAAACCAAAAAAGAGGAAACCGTGGCAATCTATCCAGGACAACCACGGTTTTGAAATTAAAACGACAATGAAAATACCAACGGACTCTAAAGGCTCTTGCAAGCATAAATGGCGGGGCGTATTCTTGGACGGAAGGATCAAAGTAACAGCCAGGTTTGAAAACCATGGGAAAAACATGGTCCGGGAGTGGGACCCGATGCCGCCTTGGGAGGCGAAAATGACGCGCAAGACCTGGTCGCAATTTCAACGGGAATACCACTTGTTCCGTTGGGAAATCGCCCGTGATCTGTGCGAGCTGGCCGGCAAGCTGGATGTATTTATGGCCGTGACAAAGGGGAAGATATGAACCGGAACCTTGAAACCGCCCTAAAGCTCCGGGAAATAGGAATTGCCTGCATTCCGACCAACGGGAAGACAGCCATTTACCCTTGGAAGCGATGGCAAGATGATTTGCCCGACCCGGATTTATACCGGACCTGGTTTAGCAACGGTCGCAACATTGCACTGATAGGTGGAAAAGTAAAATGCCTCGACTTTGACGAGCCGGAAATTTATCCACTATTCGAGCAACGGGCGAAAGAATCCGGGCTTGGTGATATTGTTGACCGGTTGATCCGGCAGAAAACTCCATCGGGAGGGTGTCACCTGGTATGGCAATCAGACGGGGCACCGCTCCCAAACACCAAGTTAGCTGAAAAACAAAACCGGGAAGTATTGATTGAGA includes:
- the prfB gene encoding peptide chain release factor 2 (programmed frameshift), with amino-acid sequence MITPETRSNIEEINKRGGYLWRYLDVENKQTQIAAMEATMGEQDFWNNQETAQKTVIDMNYLKRSVKLMTDFQVKLDDMNALMELVDEEEGELEGEFSIELKTTVDNLVVELDELEISSFLSGPHDSANAFLTIHSGAGGTESCDWAEMLYRMYTRWAERNGYTIEIQDMQQGEEAGLSRVTMLISGINAYGYAKAERGVHRLVRISPFDSNKRRHTSFCSVDVIAEIVGEVDIEIKEEDLRIDTYRSSGAGGQHVNKTESAIRLTHIPSGIVVACQNQRSQHKNRATAMSILKSRLFEKMEDEKRAEMDQFYGEKGEIGWGNQIRSYVFQPYQMVKDLRTGTDTSDIQGVMDGDINRFIYSWLRAGCPISRNKNINMED
- a CDS encoding phosphoadenylyl-sulfate reductase — encoded protein: MSQSVLVEKLKILTEVVPISEKLENASALERIRWGLDTFGDGLVMSSSFGAQSAVMLHMVSTMAPTIPIVFVDTGYLFPETYHFVEELRRRLDLNLRIYQSEMTAARQEVLYGKLWEQGKAGIEKYNLMNKVEPMNRALVELGAKGWLAGLRRDQSSSRKHLDVVMKQGNITKIHPIIDWTDREIYQYLTNNNLPYHPLWEQGYVSIGDKHSSSPLLGDMSAEETRFNGVKRECGLHELSGQTDFMI
- a CDS encoding site-specific integrase, whose amino-acid sequence is MAGKGPKWVKEVRRGNVTVKVYRIARKDTKSGFIYGVSWKDSGGKWTQRQKVDLKKAMDLAKKTADELHLGKVLTPEFTQSELEGLGHAKKLLGDVPLLSAVQEWKRANELTAGQIIPAAQDWYDRNTGKIKKATVGEVIDVFLKSKREDGKTTKKSYEDTFPSLNAAMGNVPITRITATRIQDWLNGMTVIKTRKSVTGRTRNTHRKRVVTLFRFASRRGFLPIHFKTQAELTDRAKEDDINIGIADADNYQKLLDLMRDEFPHYLAATVLAGLCGMRRSEVHGQLWADISLERRFVRVTNAKPNTPAKRLVTLCDTAIEWLMLCENRVGEVCPGTTMFMDRIRFIGKGRGLVLHKNCFRDSFISCRIAATGEVDRTALEAGTSAKMIHKHYRELVTTEEGQAWFKVSPYRPSGKVVSYDAG
- a CDS encoding cation-translocating P-type ATPase; the protein is MKTYHAEDQSFAVERVDPKPEQEAFWNDSKLGCLFPFALQHLPIMVNIGSKEEPSWVRDLRNFLSEQKEIQAIKISAETHTVSVATFTKDQNAALEGSLQTLLNAVENELRANPAEGTHLSMDGIWVHSRNDETVVEKTQCPAVRSLWTWREYEWPSEESTVEDSEEEWKFMALLAGICGVTLLAGVLVGLSSAIPLWVVYVLYSIALISGGWDATVDAFENIKRGQLDIHFLMLSVALGAVAIGSWAEGALLLFLFSLSGALEHYAEHRTHREIDALTRAAPKTANLVDVDGEVVVRPVESILPGQILRVKPDELFPVDGEVISGKTASDESNLTGEAVPVEKIVGDSVYSGTLNLWGVCDIRVVRQAAESSLQKIIRLIQNAQHLRAPSQRFTDKFGTKYTYLILGITAGYFLFSWLVLNLPAFEKEAGEFSAFYRAMTFLVVASPCALVISIPSAILAAIAWGARKGILFRGGAAIEKLSEVDVVAMDKTGTLTQGDLSVTGVESFPDGRSDEVLQLAFSLETHSNHPLARAIVSYGKKEGLVAEAVEDFQSFSGKGLRGQVRDEAIFLGRRELMESGPFSDWIKKVDEPPPSVTEVWVFQKDLIGRILLEDKIREHSKQTLARLREVGIKTMMLTGDRRSAADAVGEKIGIQEVRSGLLPEDKVQIIKELTEAGHKVAMVGDGVNDAPSLAAAYVAVSMGARGSDAALEQSEVVLMNDKIEKFLTAYELSRKAKSIIRQNLVISLGTVLLMASAALFGLIPLTVGVFAHEGSTVVVVLNSLRLLMGRE
- a CDS encoding dihydrofolate reductase family protein, with the protein product MEIIAIAATSLDGFITRGHKPGTGFTSEADKAWFPKAVKAFDFKIMGRRTFDVSREYLLPMVLNDSNDKRIVITNEPETYKHLEVPDRLEFTAKTPLEIVKEIQGIGMTNPRVAILGGSFIYSAFLEAGLINEFWITVEPLLFGSGTSLVHSVPKVALILKESFELGPSTLLLKYRCEYSVD
- a CDS encoding DEAD/DEAH box helicase, with amino-acid sequence MIGFQNEIEADSAPDLLFDLVTKIFSEGGWLQTTLGMEYRPQQETMAREVIGAFTNHQPLLFEAGTGVGKSLAYLIPAILIAMRNKRQGIVATNTISLQEQIKDNDLKICRNLFSKVPELQAYLKFKVAILVGKGNYLCTTRLDQAIAQKTELIPSDEQSELERIVQWSLDTKVGIRQELVPPPSFEVWDWVSADSSACNKKHCDPKVCHYQKARTKIRDAHILILNHSLLFSLLGSGMPVPKGRGILYPEDFVILDEAHTVPGVATDHYGLGISSYGVNRTLSFLYNPKRKKGLLRRHGTTGDCNLVVRVRNEADVFFSLVRQMFLEKREIARIYTPDWLDPVLLPQIRGLIIRIKEIAIHLDDGPEKSIVEDQRDRLTDLCNSIRQFISQSLDEQVYWAERGGRGGKIVYLRSAPIDISEYLKESLFMRQTGVILTSATLAAGPNMENFQKQIGAEKELTYQVTSPFDYEHNVQVFVADDAPPQLRDGRQDLDYLEEMILFCVEQVEGGSLVLFTNYYDLNQIARRIETELENLGRPLFQQGRDFSRSELTREFAKSGNGVLLGTESFWAGVDVPGPALSQVIITKLPFENPSHPVAEAKSDWMKKQGKSPFMELTLPDALIKFRQGIGRLIRKKDDKGFITLLDSRVFTKQYGIQFLNTLPKKDYHRFNKENRGWVFDHAHY